A region from the Drosophila bipectinata strain 14024-0381.07 chromosome 3R, DbipHiC1v2, whole genome shotgun sequence genome encodes:
- the LOC108128070 gene encoding WD repeat-containing protein 91 — MTQVAFLDNLLREYLVFRGFSSTLKALDLEQRTEKDQHFRAERILEQFQNAIQAYDLQALRSLWLHLDNNLFSKLEHTYAVAVKKLENSLLKYYLVTAYSNNRHDKVSDFFTKMAGELQQHSEWKDWFYFPFCRNAEESPTFALFFTKQWQDTLLLSLQNFLTTVYQCLPQPTFVRAEQEAAHMQRLSDDNAGLRTRLLHLQQELHQVTQQQSGTGAVSGSSLSGDAGARRRSVYRPQQSLSDILPFDISPPGHIVDDFCIIASEANSVSQASDAQARGLKQLIRNIGSGGSPVMGRKDQAAGSVGDKSSKRRSGSVGRSWI, encoded by the exons atgaCGCAGGTGGCTTTTCTGGACAACCTGCTGAGGGAGTACCTAGTTTTCCGTGGGTTTTCCAGTACCCTGAAGGCCCTTGATTTGGAGCAACGCACGGAGAAGGACCAACACTTTCGGGCGGAGCGAATTCTCGAGCAGTTCCAAAACGCAATCCAGGCCTACGACCTTCAGGCCCTTCGCAGTCTTTGGCTGCACCTGGACAACAACCTGTTCTCAAAGCTTGAGCATACCTACGCTGTGG CTGTGAAAAAACTGGAGAACAGCTTACTAAAGTATTATCTGGTCACGGCATACAGTAATAATCGACACGATAAGGTCTCGGATTTCTTCACAAAGATGGCTGGAGAGCTGCAGCAGCATAGTGAGTGGAAGGATTGGTTCT ATTTTCCGTTCTGCCGAAATGCGGAGGAGTCACCCACGTTTGCTCTGTTCTTCACCAAGCAGTGGCAGGATACACTGCTCCTTTCGCTTCAAAACTTTCTAACCACCGTCTACCAATGTCTGCCGCAACCCACATTTGTGCGGGCCGAGCAGGAGGCGGCTCATATGCAACGCCTCAGCGACGACAATGCTGGTCTTCGCACCCGACTGCTTCACCTGCAACAGGAACTCCACCAAGTGACCCAGCAACAATCGGGAACGGGAGCAGTCAGCGGAAGTTCCCTTAGTGGGGATGCGGGTGCTCGGCGGAGGAGCGTCTATCGACCGCAACAAAGCCTCAGTGACATCTTGCCCTTTGACATTAGTCCACCCGGTCACATCGTGGACGACTTTTGCATTATTGCCTCTGAGGCGAATAGTGTGAGCCAGGCTAGCGACGCCCAGGCCCGGGGACTTAAGCAGCTTATCCGCAACATAGGGTCTGGCGGCTCACCCGTGATGGGTCGCAAGGATCAGGCTGCTGGTTCAGTCGGAGACAAGTCGAGCAAACGCAGATCGGGAAGCGTGGGCCGTAGTTGGATTTAA
- the LOC108128055 gene encoding UV excision repair protein RAD23 homolog B has product MKISIRTLDQRTIKLEMSDSQDVRALKQRLGSMPEVAIPVDSQQLIYGGRIMEDALPLSDYKIAEDKFIVLMGKKMPPAKPQGTSAEEQVPPTPPLTAGPSETQTHEVPPLSPAPALALMTPASALEPSPPSIAPNEQRVRDLMAMGYGEQEVRAALRASFNHPERAIEYLINGIPQNAPQPANTGTSGPPQTLQPLISDPRFARVREMIRRNPELLEVVLSRLAEDDPSAFEAIRNHQEEFLNMINGSGSGVVGEGSELSEESEGDLSHVHTITLTSEEAAAVERLVSLGFHRDLAVQAYLACDKNEELAADILFRQSEEDQ; this is encoded by the coding sequence ATGAAGATTTCCATTCGCACGCTGGACCAGCGCACCATCAAACTCGAGATGAGTGACTCGCAGGATGTGCGGGCCCTGAAGCAGCGCCTGGGCAGCATGCCGGAGGTGGCCATTCCCGTGGACAGCCAGCAGCTGATCTACGGCGGCCGAATAATGGAGGACGCACTGCCACTTAGCGACTACAAAATAGCCGAGGACAAGTTCATTGTGCTGATGGGGAAGAAGATGCCTCCGGCGAAGCCTCAAGGCACGTCGGCTGAGGAGCAAGTACCTCCAACGCCGCCATTAACCGCAGGTCCCAGTGAAACCCAAACCCACGAGGTGCCTCCGCTGTCGCCGGCACCTGCCTTGGCACTAATGACACCGGCATCGGCACTGGAACCGTCGCCGCCATCGATAGCGCCCAACGAGCAGCGGGTGAGGGATCTCATGGCCATGGGCTATGGTGAGCAGGAGGTGCGAGCCGCTCTCCGGGCGAGCTTCAATCACCCGGAGCGTGCCATAGAGTATCTGATCAACGGGATTCCCCAAAACGCTCCGCAACCGGCCAATACAGGGACCAGCGGGCCGCCCCAGACTCTTCAGCCATTGATCTCTGATCCCCGTTTTGCTCGGGTGCGTGAGATGATACGCCGAAACCCAGAGCTGCTCGAGGTAGTGCTGTCGCGTCTGGCTGAGGACGATCCTTCAGCCTTCGAGGCGATTCGAAACCATCAGGAGGAGTTCTTGAACATGATCAATGGGAGCGGCTCGGGCGTCGTTGGCGAAGGTAGCGAGCTCAGCGAGGAGTCCGAGGGGGACCTCAGCCATGTCCACACTATTACACTGACCAGCGAGGAGGCTGCCGCCGTGGAGCGCCTCGTTTCGCTGGGCTTCCACCGCGACCTGGCCGTGCAGGCGTATTTGGCGTGCGACAAGAACGAGGAGCTGGCTGCCGATATCCTTTTCCGCCAGTCCGAGGAAGATCAATAA